From the Eschrichtius robustus isolate mEscRob2 chromosome 3, mEscRob2.pri, whole genome shotgun sequence genome, the window CAGCCTGGCGCCCCCAGGATGGCCCCCGAGGCAGTGACCGAGGGGGCAACTCGGCCCCTCCCCGGGATCACctgcgcggggcggggcggggcggagccGCGGGCGGGATCCCGGGCGGCCGGAGCCGGGGCGGCTGCGGAGGCGCCGGCGGGAGGCGGAGCGGGCGGCGGCCGGCGCGCAGGGCTCCCCCGAGCAGGTAGGAGGCGCGGGACGCAGGGGACGCCGGGTCTGCGGGGGGCACGGGCGGCCCGGCTCAGGCGCAGCGGCTCGCTGTCCACCTGCCGCGCTCCGTGGAGGGGTGACgggagagggagggtgagggGTTCCCAGTCCCACCCACACCTTCGTTGGAAGAGGTGCCTGGGGTCTGCGCGCGAGGGCGGTGGGCGGTGgtcggggtggagggagggatatcGGTCACCTTTTGCGGGTTTTGGAAATGGGGATGGGGCATGCGTACAAGTGCCCGGAGTGCCGAGCAAGCTCGACCCTCGCGGAGAAGTGCCCCGAGCGCCAGCCTGCGTTTGGGGGGTTGATATTACGGGCATCCCGCAGGCAGGTCGTTTCCTTGTCCCACCGCCCTCACCAAGCCTCCGGCTGAGGGTCCGAGACTCCCCGGAAGAAAAGGGAGCGGACTCGGCCAGCCAGGAGGTAAAGGGATTTTGAACCACTCGGGACCTGTGTTggcttcatctgtgaaatgggcgtCTGGACGGGTGAGCCCTGTGTGGAGGCCCCTCCAGGAGGAAGATCTGCGATGAAAACCCACAGCAGGGGGAGGAAACCAGTGTTCTAGCTCAGATCAGCAAACTCAGCAGCTCCGGGGTGGCTCACTGGACTAGCTGCTCCAGAGGAAAGAGGTGGGGACACGTTCTGTGGTCTGGATATTTGGCAGGAGGAGGACATGGGTGTGTCAAATACTAGAGCAGGCTTAGAGGGACCGAGGAAGCCGTCTAGTCTGGGAGGAGGATCTGGAGGGGCGCTTGGAGGAGGTGGGATTGAGTAGGGGTGGGGAAGACAGCATAGTGCTGGTGCTTTAGAATCAGTCAACCTGGGCATTG encodes:
- the LOC137760530 gene encoding WAS/WASL-interacting protein family member 2-like codes for the protein MPVISTPQTQAGARGTSPRGSSLLGTPGTCTHAPSPFPKPAKGDRYPSLHPDHRPPPSRADPRHLFQRRCGWDWEPLTLPLPSPLHGARQVDSEPLRLSRAARAPRRPGVPCVPRLLPARGSPARRPPPAPPPAGASAAAPAPAARDPARGSAPPRPAQVIPGRGRVAPSVTASGAILGAPGWGRWLGGASPQCPRANAGLGPS